In Zingiber officinale cultivar Zhangliang chromosome 8B, Zo_v1.1, whole genome shotgun sequence, a single genomic region encodes these proteins:
- the LOC122013417 gene encoding probable BOI-related E3 ubiquitin-protein ligase 3 gives MQLGDAGPAAGATAGPLLPFCDSPALVSSDSGVFFPSASRKRPREDSSSSHVHRQLLDLNRLVVDHVARLRAELVGRLRRILAAAEEGASKRLRAKEEEVELARKVALALEERLKSLSIENQMWRELARSGEAAVCALRADLDRALAEAATADAESCCRGDSAAARRACRCCGEMEPTVLLLPCRHLCACAVCGPAAAACPVCDCRKNGHVLVNMSD, from the exons ATGCAATTGGGAGACGCCGGGCCGGCCGCCGGAGCGACCGCCGGACCTTTGCTCCCCTTCTGCGATTCCCCTGCTCTGGTGAGCTCTGATAGTGGTGTCTTCTTCCCCTCGGCGTCTAGGAAGCGGCCGCGCGAGGACTCCTCCTCCTCCCACGTTCACCGGCAGTTGCTCGACCTCAATCGCCTCGTCGTTGATCAT GTTGCAAGGTTGAGGGCCGAGCTGGTGGGGCGGCTGAGGCGGATCCTGGCGGCGGCCGAGGAAGGGGCGTCGAAGCGGCTGAGAGCGaaggaagaggaggtggagctggCGAGGAAGGTCGCCTTGGCGCTGGAGGAGCGCTTGAAGAGCCTCTCCATCGAGAACCAAATGTGGCGAGAGCTGGCGCGGAGCGGCGAGGCGGCAGTCTGCGCGCTGCGTGCCGACCTTGACCGGGCTCTGGCGGAGGCGGCGACGGCCGACGCCGAGTCCTGCTGCCGCGGCGACAGCGCGGCGGCGAGGAGGGCATGCCGGTGCTGCGGGGAGATGGAGCCGACGGTGCTGCTGCTCCCCTGCCGACACCTCTGCGCCTGCGCCGTCTGCGGCCCGGCGGCGGCCGCCTGCCCCGTCTGTGATTGCCGGAAAAATGGCCACGTGCTCGTAAACATGTCCGATTAA